One Oryza brachyantha chromosome 3, ObraRS2, whole genome shotgun sequence DNA segment encodes these proteins:
- the LOC102699759 gene encoding peroxidase 2-like — MAAPSLPLVTCALLLLAVACRAHPYWPLELAYYRDKCPQAEAVVKSVVGQAVHQNPGLGAAVIRMLFHDCFVEGCDASILLDPTPFSPTPEKLSAPNNPSMRGFDLIDAIKSAVEAACPGVVSCADIIAFAARDATYFLSNGKVYFDMPSGRRDGSFSNDSGPINFLPPPTSNLSDLISSFAVKGLSVEDMVVLSGAHTVGRSHCSSFVPDRLNASVFSDIDGGFAWFLKSQCPLDATPGGSNDPTVMQDFVTPNTLDNQYYKNVLAHKVLFTSDAALLTSPETAKMVSDNANIPGWWEDKFKAAMVKMASIQVKTGYQGQIRKNCRAINY, encoded by the exons ATGGCTGCACCTAGTCTGCCGTTGGTGACGTGtgccctgctgctgctcgccgtGGCATGTCGGGCTCACCCCTACTGGCCGCTGGAGTTGGCGTACTACCGCGACAAGTGCCCCCAGGCCGAGGCCGTCGTCAAGTCCGTCGTCGGCCAGGCCGTCCACCAGAACCccggcctcggcgccgccgtcatcCGCATGCTCTTCCACGACTGCTTCGTCGAG GGTTGTGACGCTTCCATCCTGCTGGACCCGACGCCGTTCAGCCCGACGCCGGAGAAGCTGAGCGCGCCGAACAACCCGTCCATGCGCGGGTTCGACCTCATCGACGCGATCaagtccgccgtcgaggcggCCTGCCCGGGCGTCGTCTCCTGCGCCGATATCATCGCCTTCGCCGCGCGCGACGCGACCTACTTCCTGAGCAACGGCAAGGTCTACTTCGACATGCCGTCgggccgccgcgacggcaGCTTCTCCAACGACTCCGGCCCGATCAACTTCCTCCCGCCGCCCACGTCCAACCTCAGCGACCTCATCTCCAGCTTCGCCGTCAAGGGCCTCTCCGTGGAGGACATGGTGGTGCTCTCCGGCGCCCACACCGTCGGCCGCTCCCACTGCTCGTCCTTCGTCCCCGACCGCCTCAACGCCTCCGTCTTCTCCGACATCGACGGCGGGTTCGCCTGGTTCCTCAAGTCGCAGTGCCCGCTCGACGCGACGCCCGGCGGCAGCAACGACCCCACGGTGATGCAGGACTTCGTGACGCCCAACACGCTGGACAACCAGTACTACAAGAACGTGCTCGCCCACAAGGTGCTCTTCACCTCCGACGCGGCGCTCCTGACGTCGCCGGAGACGGCGAAGATGGTGTCGGACAACGCGAACATCCCCGGGTGGTGGGAGGACAAGTTCAAGGCGGCCATGGTGAAGATGGCGAGCATCCAGGTGAAGACCGGGTACCAGGGCCAGATCAGGAAGAACTGCAGAGCTATCAACTACTGA